The bacterium genome has a window encoding:
- a CDS encoding MMPL family transporter codes for MAFILNALIRFRLAVVCLVLALFFFFLKPFLSFVMHTNNALPVWFSGSSVSMQELDHFYDTFGNNRFLLLAYDTENVFSTQALEFAKSFTQELEQNPHITSIAGFGNMQDFYASEDELIVKTPIDSLPLLYQVKDDLSLSDRIKETYKSYPYYSHRFFSEDTNTMVFYAGLADDVSPESVLSSLNNKVYASGPLVTDEALNKKILHDQILFLPLVFGGIIFLLLIITRSIFETIVLAFMEAFLVVTVIGSYGFLGFTSNVIVSVVIPVLVTVTIANGIHLVLRLHATKDLSFNEAIIYCVQHLAKPSFFTALTTIAGLFSFSPSTIPPLQHMGYLSGLGVLWALFLNLFILPVFLSFGFKNFTAKRHHHFLSAALENLARFLMKHATLVKVFVLVLIFISVLGISKVKVESNFVKYFPSHDSIRTNFEKLDQVLGGIVPLEILIKAPDGKIIAKDPEFLKKLDQQFDDIAKKTGVRVFSVIPVIKKLNGVLGDTESIPDTKEKIAELYLVAESSGENLLSRFKSTAGDELRFEVHSQWVSAEDVQKIVGQIKSILEKDNQLTVTGYGWLWVLLNNNIIKSQLFSLALSLVVVTILMIVLLKSFRFGLVSLIPNLVPLIIGGGIMGFLNYPVDLVTVMIFSLTLGVVVDDTIHYVETYREFLKKGHKHAEAIIKAHGTIGVSITYTAFILTLGFGILCFAGFDPTFRFGLLTALTLFISVIFEIFMGPVVFKNMER; via the coding sequence GGAGTAGCGTTTCTATGCAAGAGCTGGATCATTTTTATGACACTTTTGGCAACAACCGCTTTTTGTTACTCGCTTATGATACTGAGAATGTGTTTTCAACACAGGCTCTTGAATTTGCCAAAAGTTTTACGCAGGAGTTAGAACAAAACCCACATATTACTAGTATTGCCGGTTTTGGAAACATGCAGGATTTTTATGCGAGTGAGGATGAATTGATAGTAAAAACTCCTATCGATTCTTTGCCCCTTTTATACCAAGTTAAAGATGACTTGAGTTTATCGGACAGGATTAAAGAAACTTACAAATCTTACCCCTACTATAGCCATCGTTTTTTTTCGGAAGATACAAATACAATGGTGTTTTATGCAGGGCTAGCCGATGATGTAAGCCCAGAGAGTGTATTAAGTAGCTTAAATAACAAAGTGTATGCCTCGGGTCCGCTTGTTACCGATGAAGCCTTAAATAAGAAAATTCTTCACGATCAAATTTTATTTTTGCCCCTTGTATTTGGCGGCATCATTTTTTTACTTCTCATCATCACGCGTAGTATTTTTGAAACCATTGTGCTGGCTTTTATGGAAGCCTTTTTAGTGGTGACGGTGATTGGGTCTTATGGATTCTTGGGTTTTACTTCTAACGTGATTGTATCGGTTGTGATTCCCGTTTTGGTGACAGTGACTATTGCTAATGGCATTCATTTGGTGCTTAGGCTTCATGCAACTAAAGATCTTAGTTTTAACGAGGCTATCATCTACTGTGTGCAGCATTTAGCCAAACCTTCTTTTTTTACGGCACTTACTACCATAGCCGGTTTGTTTTCATTTTCACCCAGTACTATCCCGCCACTGCAGCACATGGGATATTTGTCGGGCTTGGGAGTATTGTGGGCGCTGTTTCTTAATTTATTTATTTTGCCGGTATTTCTCTCTTTTGGTTTTAAAAATTTTACGGCCAAACGTCACCACCACTTTTTATCTGCCGCACTTGAAAACTTAGCCCGTTTTTTAATGAAGCATGCCACTCTTGTTAAGGTTTTTGTACTGGTTCTGATTTTTATTTCTGTTTTGGGTATTTCAAAAGTTAAGGTTGAATCTAATTTTGTAAAATATTTTCCCAGTCACGATTCTATCCGTACAAACTTTGAAAAGCTCGATCAAGTTTTGGGTGGCATTGTCCCTCTTGAAATTTTAATTAAAGCACCGGATGGGAAAATTATTGCCAAAGATCCGGAGTTTCTTAAAAAATTAGACCAACAGTTTGATGATATCGCAAAAAAAACGGGTGTGCGGGTGTTTTCGGTAATTCCTGTTATTAAAAAATTAAACGGGGTTTTAGGAGATACAGAAAGCATTCCCGATACTAAAGAAAAAATAGCGGAACTTTATTTAGTGGCCGAATCTTCCGGCGAAAATTTATTATCCCGTTTTAAAAGTACGGCTGGTGATGAATTGCGTTTTGAAGTTCATTCCCAGTGGGTATCTGCCGAGGATGTGCAAAAGATTGTTGGTCAGATCAAATCTATTTTAGAAAAAGATAATCAGCTTACAGTGACGGGCTATGGGTGGTTATGGGTTTTACTCAATAATAATATCATTAAAAGTCAGCTTTTTAGTTTGGCGTTGTCGCTTGTGGTGGTGACCATCCTTATGATTGTGTTACTTAAGAGTTTTCGTTTTGGCTTGGTGAGTCTTATTCCCAATTTAGTGCCGCTTATTATTGGCGGTGGCATCATGGGTTTTTTAAATTACCCTGTAGATCTCGTGACCGTGATGATTTTTAGCCTCACCTTGGGTGTGGTGGTGGACGATACTATTCATTATGTAGAAACCTACCGGGAGTTTTTAAAAAAGGGCCATAAGCATGCTGAGGCTATTATTAAAGCGCATGGTACAATCGGCGTTTCTATAACCTATACAGCCTTTATTTTAACACTGGGGTTTGGTATTTTATGTTTTGCCGGGTTTGACCCCACTTTTCGTTTTGGCTTGCTCACAGCGCTTACTCTCTTCATCTCCGTCATCTTCGAAATTTTTATGGGGCCGGTAGTTTTTAAAAATATGGAGCGTTAA